A genomic stretch from Clavelina lepadiformis chromosome 5, kaClaLepa1.1, whole genome shotgun sequence includes:
- the LOC143458589 gene encoding tubulin-folding cofactor B-like codes for MASIEVHSGSILHVAVSSSVTSFVSERRFDKSLAVGEVMQKLELITGSMSQYMELEVYSEDNKFLFKLDDRERMIGSYQIDDGMRINVVDKNPQGAESFTDISKVEKYEMSSKDYDSRGDTVRSFLKRKKLGKFDPQEQNAQKEVEKERLAEDADALTRVKVGLRCQVSVPGQMLRRGAVRYVGFTEFKPHVWVGVQYDEPYGKNNGTVQGKSYFECTDKYGAFVRPKHVQCGDFPEEGFDDSDPDEM; via the coding sequence ATGGCTAGCATTGAAGTTCATTCTGGCAGCATTCTTCATGTCGCTGTGAGCAGTTCAGTGACATCATTTGTCAGTGAACGACGATTTGATAAAAGTCTCGCTGTTGGTGAGGTGATGCAGAAGCTGGAATTAATCACCGGCTCGATGTCACAATATATGGAGCTTGAGGTTTACTCCGAAGATAACAAGTTCCTCTTCAAGTTGGACGATCGCGAGAGAATGATCGGATCTTACCAGATCGATGACGGAATGAGAATCAACGTCGTTGATAAAAATCCTCAAGGTGCTGAGTCATTCACAGACATCTCAAAAGTGGAGAAATACGAGATGTCCAGTAAAGATTACGATAGTCGCGGTGACACAGTTCGATCGTTCTTAAAGCGGAAGAAGCTGGGAAAGTTTGATCCTCAGGAGCAGAATGCCCAGAAAGAGGTGGAAAAAGAGAGACTGGCCGAGGACGCTGATGCCTTGACCCGGGTAAAAGTGGGGTTGAGGTGCCAGGTGTCGGTGCCTGGGCAGATGCTGCGTCGTGGGGCTGTGCGCTACGTCGGGTTCACCGAGTTTAAACCCCATGTTTGGGTCGGGGTCCAGTATGACGAACCGTATGGGAAAAACAATGGAACCGTCCAGGGGAAAAGTTATTTCGAGTGCACTGACAAATACGGGGCATTTGTCAGGCCAAAACATGTTCAATGTGGGGATTTCCCCGAAGAAGGCTTCGATGACAGTGACCCCGATGAGATGTAG
- the LOC143458587 gene encoding protein adenylyltransferase SelO, mitochondrial-like: MASASYKQLKNLKFENLVLKALPIDKTMRPGSRKVPGACFSLVKPTPVENPKLVVMSQSAMKLLDIDENSGTTQEFEEYFSGNKTLPGSETAAHCYCGHQFGSFSGQLGDGAAIYLGEIANSRGENWEFQLKGAGPTPYSRSSDGRKVLRSSIREFLCSEAMQHLGIPTTRAGTLVTSDSLITRDMFYDGWPRREKCSLVLRIAPTFLRFGSFEICKPMDLMTGREGPSVGKIEILRQLLDYSIKTFYRQIMEIQSKETQYLKFYEEVCVRTARLVAQWQCVGFCHGVLNTDNMSILGLTIDYGPFGFMDRYDPDFVCNSSDQNGRYTYKKQPEICHWNLKKFAEALKELVPLDRSLQVLGDVYYREFNSTYLSKMRKKFGLKRKEEEDDELIRDFLQTMQETFADFTNSFRNLSSLSLPGCSDYDETKEKFLDASLANCASLEVAKVALKPQFDPQQLDALKKMVAENPRFLDVIGGADGPIKKEIEKVEKYQKLEEIDENELKSLNRAKWISWLDKYEARLHKECGDIDDVSMHDVIRRKEMNLNNPKYILRNYIAQNAIEESERGNHLEVQNVLRRLEHPYDETASPLFGFQNILYNALPPLDKIDLRVSUSS; encoded by the exons ATGGCTTCTGCTTCTTACAAACAGTTAAAAAATctcaaatttgagaatctggTGTTGAAAGCGCTGCCAATCGACAAAACAATGAGACCTGGTTCGAGAAAG GTCCCTGGAGCTTGTTTCTCATTGGTCAAACCAACACCAGTTGAAAATCCTAAGCTggttgtgatgtcacaaagcgCAATGAAACTTCTTGATATTGATGAAAATTCGGGAACAACTCAG GAGTTTGAAGAATATTTCAGTGGCAACAAAACCCTGCCGGGCAGTGAGACGGCCGCTCATTGTTACTGCGGACATCAGTTCGGTTCGTTTTCTGGGCAGCTCGGAGATGGGGCTGCCATTTACTTGGGGGAGATTGCAAATAGTCGGGGCGAAAATTGGGAATTTCAGCTGAAGGGGGCGGGGCCCACCCCATATTCAAG GTCAAGCGATGGGAGGAAAGTTCTGCGATCGTCGATCCGAGAATTCCTCTGCAGCGAGGCAATGCAGCACCTCGGCATCCCGACCACTCGCGCAGGCACGCTCGTGACCTCAGACAGCCTGATAACTCGCGACATGTTCTACGACGGGTGGCCTCGACGTGAGAAATGCTCACTCGTGCTGAGGATTGCTCCAACATTTCTGAG GTTTGGATCTTTTGAAATATGTAAGCCAATGGATCTAATGACCGGCCGTGAAGGTCCCAGTGTTGGAAAAATAGAAATCTTAAGGCAACTGTTGGACTATTCCATAAAAACGTTCTATCGGCAGATAATGGAGATTCAATCAAAAGAGACACAATATCTGAAGTTCTATGAAGAG GTCTGTGTGAGAACTGCTCGCTTGGTGGCGCAGTGGCAATGTGTCGGATTCTGTCACGGAGTGTTGAACACAGACAACATGAGCATCCTGGGGCTGACCATTGACTATGGACCATTCGGCTTCATGGACAG ATATGACCCGGACTTTGTGTGCAATAGTTCAGATCAAAATGGCAGGTACACCTACAAGAAGCAACCTGAAATATGTCATTGGAATCTCAAGAAATTTGCCGAGGCACTTAAG GAGCTGGTTCCCTTGGATAGATCCTTGCAAGTTTTAGGAGATGTCTATTATCGAGAGTTTAACTCGACCTATTTGAGCAAAATGCGGAAGAAGTTTGGCTTGAAAaggaaagaagaagaagatgaTGAATTGATCCGGGATTTCCTCCAGACGATGCAG GAAACTTTCGCCGATTTTACGAATTCGTTTCGAAACTTGAGCTCCTTATCTCTCCCTGGATGCAGTGATTATGATGAAACAAAGGAGAAGTTTTTAGACGCCTCGCTTGCTAATTGCGCATCACTGGAGGTCGCCAAAGTGGCTCTTAA GCCACAGTTCGATCCTCAGCAACTGGACGCGTTGAAGAAGATGGTTGCTGAAAATCCACGATTTCTTGATGTCATTGGAGGTGCAGATGGACCAATCAAAAAAGAGATagaaaaagtggaaaaatatcaaaaacttGAG GAAATTGATGAAAATGAGCTAAAATCACTGAACCGTGCAAAGTGGATAAGTTGGCTCGATAAATACGAAGCGAGATTGCACAAGGAATGTGGCGACATTGATGATGTTTCTATGCATGATGTCATTCGTAGAAAG GAAATGAACTTGAACAACCCAAAGTATATTTTGAGAAATTACATCGCACAAAATGCAATCGAGGAATCGGAACGGGGAAACCACCTGGAG GTTCAAAATGTTCTTCGTCGGTTGGAACATCCTTATGATGAAACAGCCTCCCCATTGTTTGGATTCCAGAATATCCTCTACAATGCCCTCCCCCCACTCGATAAAATCGATCTCAGAGTTTCCTGATCCTCATAA
- the LOC143458585 gene encoding lysosomal alpha-glucosidase-like encodes MRFICFIGVFVSVCGLSTAYTAASCPSTISEWDRVDCYPEAGSNEQACIGKGCMWCETNQQGPPWCFYDTPTATTAPPGEECGSCSCVNKVDCYPEPGSSEAGCYSRGCLWCPSNVNGEPWCIQSDGTSSTSAPPSGSCPTTKLDCYSDPGSNEQGCYDRGCLWCPAEGTNDPWCVFPEGVTAPPSSGGCPATIPESQRIDCWPGGGATQAGCESAGCIWCESSQNSVPWCFFNTTNLPEGIDDAERVNCIPEGGFSPTTCQERGCAFANVNSPDAPMCYYSNDNYGYTMVGDAVATYNGYRVTLQKISSGSMFGDDVDTVTLDVNFDTSSRLRLKFFDEQNDRFEVPLDIKGADPTPPSDPLYDVMFFNEPSFYFQVVRKSTGTILLDTSLGGFTFSNQFLQIATRLPSTTMYGFGEHEHQTLAHNFNWESFGMYARDQPPDPGANLYGVHPFYVTIEDDNNAHGVLFLNSNAQDVTLTPAPGLVYRTIGGILDMYVFLGPEPNSVIEQYTSAIGTTFLPPYWSLGFQLCRYGYGSLDTVKETVARMDAYDIPLDVQYGDIDYMDEQRDFTYDTNKYNGLPDYVKQLQAGGKHYVIILDPCLTEDDPIGTYPPYDEGASMNVYVTKSDGVTPISGKVWPPGQSVFPDFTNPDTATWWTDQCKSFHNVINFDGLWIDMNEPANFVTGSTEGCEDNTLNFPPYKPKIWGDILADKSVCPDARHKLGNHYDVHNLYGWSQSNVTMQSAIASTGKRPFVISRSTFPGSGQWSAHWLGDNNAAWHDLKMSVIGMLEFNFFGIPYVGADICGFNGDSGDELCSRWMELGAFYPFSRNHNGIGYKEQDPANFGDAFAQRSRDVLRIRYTLLPYLYTLFYEAHTTGVGIVRPLSFEFVQDKATHSIDEQFMWGPGLLFSPVLYQGMTSVDAYLPDARWYNYYTSVEESVRGGEETFAAPLGKIPIHVRGGNVIPTQNPASNTVAARKNPFGLIIALDDSDKASGELYWDDGDSLEPIVSGQYALFQFYVQNNKLTTTAEGSQSIASGMTMGSLTILGVTSAPGSVRVNGNNVNFAYSNGEISVSGISVTMSSSFNVEW; translated from the exons ATGCGGTTCATTTGCTTCATCGGAGTTTTTGTCAGTGTCTGCGGGCTTTCAACCGCCTACACTGCCGCAAGTTGTCCATCCACCATCTCGGAGTGGGACAGGGTTGATTGCTACCCAGAGGCCGGTTCAAATGAGCAGGCTTGCATAGGGAAAGGCTGCATGTGGTGCGAGACCAACCAGCAGGGTCCACCCTGGTGCTTCTACGACACTCCAACCGCCACCACAG CACCCCCAGGCGAGGAATGCGGCTCCTGCTCGTGCGTCAACAAAGTCGATTGTTACCCGGAACCAGGCTCGAGCGAGGCGGGTTGCTACAGTAGAGGATGTCTATGGTGTCCATCTAACGTCAACGGAGAGCCCTGGTGCATACAATCAGACG GAACCTCAAGCACTTCAGCGCCACCAAGCGGCTCGTGTCCAACGACCAAGCTAGATTGCTACTCAGACCCGGGTTCAAACGAGCAGGGGTGCTACGACAGGGGGTGCCTCTGGTGCCCGGCTGAAGGCACGAACGACCCCTGGTGCGTCTTTCCTGAAGGAG TTACTGCGCCGCCCTCTAGTGGAGGATGCCCAGCAACGATTCCGGAATCTCAACGAATTGACTGTTGGCCGGGTGGTGGCGCAACGCAAGCCGGTTGTGAA AGCGCTGGTTGCATCTGGTGTGAGAGCAGCCAGAATAGCGTCCCCTGGTGTTTCTTCAACACAACCAACCTACCAGAAGGAATCGATGATGCGGAACGAGTAAATTGCATTCCCGAAGGAGGGTTTTCCCCGACCACATGCCAGGAGAGAGGATGCGCGTTTGCCAACGTCAACAGCCCTGATGCGCCAATGTGCTATTACTCG AACGACAACTACGGTTACACCATGGTCGGTGACGCAGTTGCTACGTACAATGGGTACCGCGTCACACTTCAGAAAATATCCAGCGGTTCTATGTTCGGTGATGACGTCGACACTGTCACTTTGGACGTCAACTTTGACACGTCATCAAG ACTTCGGCTGAAGTTCTTCGACGAACAGAACGATCGCTTCGAAGTTCCCCTCGACATCAAAGGAGCCGACCCCACACCACCCTCAGACCccctttatgacgtcatgttcTTCAATGAACCATCCTTTTACTTCCAG GTAGTTAGAAAATCGACAGGAACCATCCTGCTTGATACGTCACTGGGTGGTTTCACCTTCAGCAACCAGTTCCTCCAGATTGCAACCAGACTACCATCCACCACCATGTATGGCTTCGGGGAGCACGAACACCAGACGCTGGCG CATAATTTCAACTGGGAGAGTTTCGGGATGTACGCACGTGACCAGCCCCCGGATCCTGGGGCAAACTTGTATGGAGTTCACcctttttacgtcacaatagaaGACGACAACAACGCTCACGGTGTCCTCTTTCTCAACTCGAACGCACAAG ACGTCACTCTCACCCCAGCCCCGGGTCTGGTGTACCGGACCATCGGGGGCATTCTCGACATGTACGTCTTCCTCGGACCGGAGCCGAACTCTGTGATCGAACAATACACGAGCGCGATCGGCACCACCTTCCTCCCTCCCTATTGGTCGCTTGGATTCCAATTGTGTCGCTATGGTTACGGTAGTCTCGACACAGTCAAGGAGACAGTGGCAAGAATGGATGCTTATGACATTCCCCTG GATGTGCAATACGGCGATATTGATTACATGGACGAGCAAAGGGACTTCACCTACGACACAAACAAATACAACGGATTGCCAGATTACGTCAAACAGTTGCAAGCAGGAGGAAAACACTACGTCATCATTCTC GATCCTTGTTTGACTGAGGACGACCCAATAGGTACTTACCCGCCTTATGACGAGGGAGCATCTATGAATGTCTACGTCACAAAGTCTGATGGCGTCACTCCGATCTCAGGGAAG gTATGGCCTCCCGGTCAGAGCGTCTTTCCAGACTTTACCAACCCCGATACTGCCACTTGGTGGACAGATCAATGCAAATCTTTCCACAACGTCATCAACTTCGACGGACTGTGGATT GACATGAACGAACCTGCAAACTTCGTCACTGGAAGCACGGAGGGATGTGAAGATAACACTTTAAATTTCCCGCCATACAAGCCAA AGATTTGGGGAGATATTCTCGCCGACAAGTCAGTCTGCCCGGACGCGCGTCATAAACTAGGAAACCATTATGACGTGCACAATTTATACGGATGGAGTCAATCAAATGTCACAATGCA GTCGGCGATTGCATCGACGGGAAAGCGACCGTTTGTGATCAGCAGAAGCACGTTCCCAGGCTCGGGGCAGTGGTCGGCTCATTGGTTGGGCGACAACAACGCGGCTTGGCACGACCTGAAGATGTCGGTCATCGGAATGTTAGAGTTCAACTTCTTCGGCATCCCATAC GTTGGCGCCGACATCTGCGGCTTCAACGGGGACTCGGGAGATGAATTGTGCAGCCGATGGATGGAGCTAGGAGCGTTTTATCCATTCTCGCGCAACCACAACGGCATCGGCTACAAGGAACAAGACCCGGCTAATTTCGGCGACGCGTTCGCGCAACGAAGTCGCGACGTGCTGAGGATACGTTACACGCTGCTGCCCTACCTCTACACCTTGTTCTACGAAGCGCACACCACAG GCGTCGGGATTGTTCGTCCTCTCTCGTTTGAGTTCGTCCAGGACAAGGCGACGCACTCCATCGACGAGCAGTTCATGTGGGGACCTGGTCTTCTTTTCTCGCCTGTCCTCTACCAAGGAATGACCTCCGTAGATGCTTACCTGCCCGACGCTAGATG GTACAACTATTATACTTCGGTCGAAGAAAGCGTCCGTGGCGGGGAGGAGACCTTTGCAGCCCCGCTAGGAAAGATTCCGATCCACGTTCGAGGTGGCAACGTGATACCAACGCAGAACCCGGCCTCTAACACCGTGGCAGCGAGAAAGAACCCGTTTGGTCTCATCATCGCCCTCGATGACAGCGACAAAGCATCCGGAGAACTATATTGGGATGATGGAGACAGCTTGGAGCCCATTGTGTCCGGACAATACGCATTGTTCCAATTCTACGTTCAAAAT AACAAGCTGACAACAACCGCTGAAGGGAGCCAGAGCATCGCTTCCGGTATGACGATGGGATCTTTGACAATACTTGGCGTCACTTCCGCTCCTGGGTCGGTGCGTGTGAACGGAAATAACGTCAATTTCGCCTACTCCAACGGG GAAATTTCAGTTTCTGGAATCAGCGTCACAATGAGCTCATCATTTAACGTGGAATGGTGA
- the LOC143458588 gene encoding centromere protein K-like, whose product MEVGLDAAITKTKDDCEDLQREIERCQEELRSISRPEKYPTTPSDGLHAKLLKLKSEVEVQDPAEFVPPVHEPLLVASDLASELEQTIEQTKRILQVVETKSSTLVKSIESTENLTLQQEQMNEVLLKCLEKAQPTSEVDNDAVFVKNYTKELGRKRRNIDAQRKSIKEQMSSFLRKHFPSKQSLPVTSSDLREFMSQPRMTSLEHVIDDLITLAISKPENPYLQLGGQHWDQHVEILLSYGIAQRHPRDIKKMKMSEMHI is encoded by the exons ATGGAAGTTGGGCTGGATGCTGCCATCACTAAAACTAAAGACGACTGTGAGGATCTTCAGCGTGAGATTGAGAGATGTCAAGAAGAGCTTCGATCAATCTCACGACCAG AGAAGTATCCGACCACTCCAAGCGATGGTCTCCATGCAAAGTTGCTGAAGCTGAAGAGCGAAGTTGAGGTCCAGGATCCAGCTGAGTTTGTTCCTCCAGTCCACGAACCTCTCCTCGTTGCATCCGACCTCGCCTCTGAGCTCGAGCAGACGATCGAACAAACGAAGAGAATCTTGCAG GTGGTGGAGACAAAGAGCTCAACTCTCGTCAAAAGCATTGAAAGCACAGAAAATCTCACCCTTCAACAGGAGCAGATGAATGAGGTGTTGCTTAAATGTCTGGAGAAGGCGCAACCAACTTCTGAAGTTGACAACGATGCTGTGTTTGTGAAGAATTACACCAAGGAGCTGGGAAGGAAAAGACGGAATATCGACGCACAGAGAAAATCGATCAAAGAACAAATGTCAAGTTTCCTGCGAAAACATTTTCCTTCGAAGCAATCTTTGCCGGTGACTTCATCAGATCTTCGCGAATTCATGTCACAACCGAGGATGACATCACTAGAGCACGTTATCGATGACCTCATCACCCTGGCTATAAGTAAGCCGGAAAACCCCTACTTGCAGCTGGGCGGGCAGCACTGGGACCAGCATGTTGAGATTTTGCTGAGCTATGGAATTGCTCAAAGACACCCACGCGATATAAAGAAGATGAAGATGTCAGAGATGCACATCTAA
- the LOC143461190 gene encoding kelch-like protein 7 → MFTTKMKESYLNEGSVKEVSGPTMDSIINFIYTSCIILTHDNVYDVLEAAEYLRILSLKEYCKKFFKASLNGENCLKIRSYSNRYNMGDLVQAAETFISKNLGAVLKSSDFLQFNVDDVMAMLKLESEQDSIDEDKYRSVVSWTKYSLDERRKHFNDLFHLVQLNSLSKKFLNEVVHREELVNQSADSMNLLVTALFARIPGNIDNKDNCQSDEILIIGGRDCEQSVVKFNTKTKQWSDMPDTNFARRWPSAVNYNQQILLMGGAERHTYYNSVEILDLNDENPKWDSNLPSMGEKRRAFASALLDGLVYCAGGWNDTGRLSSCESYNPEERKWSSIRNMKKKRSYHALVSARGLLYSLGGYDDDNNAINTAECYDPRNGKWKYIPRMKTRRYGLTAVVLNNEIYAIGGRDGSNRLSSVEKYNLDTKTWTDVSCMNEERYGGSTCVVDGLIWVFGGAGANTVEFYDPAANKWQVSTNMDRQRSDLCVLSI, encoded by the exons atgttcACTACAAAG ATGAAAGAAAGTTATTTAAATGAAGGAAGCGTTAAAGAAGTCAGTGGTCCAACAATGGACTCGATCATTAACTTCATATACACTTCATGCATAATCCTCACTCATGACAATGTATATGATGTACTGGAAGCAGCAGAATATCTACGCATTCTAA GTTTGAAGGAATACTGcaagaaatttttcaaagcatCTCTTAATggagaaaattgtttgaaaattcgaTCTTATTCAAACCGATACAACATGGGTGATCTTGTTCAAGCAGCTGAAACtttcatttctaaaaatcttggagcagttttaaaaagttCAGATTTCCTTCAGTTTAatgttgatgatgtcatggCTATGCTTAAGTTGGAATCAGAGCAG GATTCGATCGATGAGGACAAGTACAGGAGCGTGGTTTCTTGGACAAAATATAGTTTAGACGAGAgaagaaaacatttcaatgATTTGTTTCATCTCGTTCAGCTCAATTCTTTATCAAAGAAATTCTTAAATGAAGTTGTTCATAGAGAA GAACTGGTCAACCAATCAGCTGACTCCATGAACTTGCTCGTAACTGCTTTGTTTGCTCGGATACCAGGAAATATTGACAACAAAGATAATT GTCAGTCTGATGAGATACTTATCATTGGTGGACGGGATTGTGAACAAAGTGTTGTCAAGTTCAACACCAAAACAAAGCAGTGGAGTGACATGCCG GATACAAACTTTGCTCGGAGATGGCCATCTGCTGTaaattacaatcaacaaattttattgatgggtGGTGCTGAAAGACACACTTATTACAACTCTGTTGAAATATTGGACTTGAATGATGAGAACCCAAAGTGGGATAGCAACTTGCCTTCTATGGGAGAAAAGCGACGTGCATTTGCATCAGCTTTATTGGATG GTCTTGTTTATTGTGCTGGTGGTTGGAATGACACTGGTCGTCTTTCATCCTGTGAAAGTTACAATCCTGAAGAAAGGAAATGGTCTTCGATAAGAAACATGAAGAAAAAGCGAAGTTACCATGCGTTGGTCAGTGCACGAG gtttgctTTATTCGCTTGGAGGATATGATGATGACAACAATGCAATAAACACAGCAGAATGTTATGATCCACGAAACGGAAAATGGAAATATATTCCACGGATGAAAACCCGCAGATATGGGTTAACTGCTGTTGtattaaacaacgaaatataCGCGATAG GTGGACGTGACGGTTCAAATCGTCTCtcttctgttgaaaaatacaacctgGACACGAAAACTTGGACTGATGTTTCATGTATGAATGAGGAAAGATATGGTGGATCAACTTGTGTAGTGGATGGCCTTATATGGGTGTTTGGGGG gGCAGGTGCCAACACAGTTGAGTTCTATGATCCAGCCGCCAACAAATGGCAAGTATCGACCAATATGGACAGACAACGATCAGATCTTTGCGTACTTTCCATCTaa
- the LOC143458591 gene encoding protein LLP homolog isoform X1, with protein MAKSLRSKWKRKMRAVKREKNDKRVLSKLKETLKEGKVVMTEDMCKFAQQDILIQQRKDKEIEQNVEMQADSEATMELDKKRNRKTLLDDHGQYPSWVNARQAKRLRAQRKKSKNGTIKKIGRNKKLLW; from the exons ATGGCGAAGAGTTTACGGAGCAAGTGGAAGAGGAAAATGCGAGCAGTGAAACGCGAAAAAAACGACAAGCGAGTGTTGAGCAAATTGAAGGAGACTTTAAAGGAAGGCAAAGTTGTGATGACCGAGGACATGTGTAAGTTTGCTCAACAAGACATCTTGATCCAGCAGCGCAAAGATAAAGAAATTGAACAGAATGTGGAAATGCAAG cAGATTCAGAAGCAACGATGGAGCTTGACAAAAAGAGGAACCGCAAAACACTTTTGGACGACCACGGACAATACCCGTCGTGGGTTAACGCCAGACAAGCTAAAAGACTACGCGCTCAGcgcaaaaaaagtaaaaatggcacgattaaaaaaattggtcgaaataaaaaacttttgtgGTGA
- the LOC143458591 gene encoding protein LLP homolog isoform X2, with product MAKSLRSKWKRKMRAVKREKNDKRVLSKLKETLKEGKVVMTEDMCKFAQQDILIQQRKDKEIEQNVEMQDSEATMELDKKRNRKTLLDDHGQYPSWVNARQAKRLRAQRKKSKNGTIKKIGRNKKLLW from the exons ATGGCGAAGAGTTTACGGAGCAAGTGGAAGAGGAAAATGCGAGCAGTGAAACGCGAAAAAAACGACAAGCGAGTGTTGAGCAAATTGAAGGAGACTTTAAAGGAAGGCAAAGTTGTGATGACCGAGGACATGTGTAAGTTTGCTCAACAAGACATCTTGATCCAGCAGCGCAAAGATAAAGAAATTGAACAGAATGTGGAAATGCAAG ATTCAGAAGCAACGATGGAGCTTGACAAAAAGAGGAACCGCAAAACACTTTTGGACGACCACGGACAATACCCGTCGTGGGTTAACGCCAGACAAGCTAAAAGACTACGCGCTCAGcgcaaaaaaagtaaaaatggcacgattaaaaaaattggtcgaaataaaaaacttttgtgGTGA